In one Solanum lycopersicum chromosome 11, SLM_r2.1 genomic region, the following are encoded:
- the LOC101266286 gene encoding uncharacterized protein — protein sequence MDMKEQRMDFKSIMKEAEFLGSAHMTWKEKKELENKRVVALGGKPQKKQRLPLSVARVMMKKQKEREEKMQEENLVLGRFGGASSSRKAAGRRRPEDRVLKSTEGNFRNGVLDVKQLLKPSAPKASFDDGKKPFSSGKGKKKKKGGKKNKGKKNKGGGPGKKRH from the exons ATGGACATGAAGGAACAGAGGATGGATTTTAAGTCGATAATGAAGGAGGCTGAATTTCTGG GCTCCGCGCATATGACATGGAAGGAAAAAAAGGAGTTGGAGAACAAGAGAGTAGTTGCGCTTGGTGGGAAG CCTCAGAAGAAACAGAGATTACCACTTAGTGTAGCACGAGTAATGATGAAGAAACAGAAGGAAAGGGAGGAGAAAATGCAAGAAGAG AATTTGGTACTTGGACGATTCGGGGGAGCTAGTAGTTCAAGAAAAGCAGCAGGAAGGCGCAGACCAGAGGATAGGGTGCTGAAATCAACTGAAGGTAACTTCAGAAACGGTGTGCTTGATGTTAAACAGTTACTAAAACCTTCTGCGCCTAAAGCATCATTTGATGATGGGAAGAAGCCTTTTTCTTCGGGtaaagggaagaagaagaaaaagggcgGTAAAAAGAACAAGGGTAAGAAGAACAAAGGTGGTGGTCCTGGTAAGAAGCGCCATTAA
- the LOC101266581 gene encoding uncharacterized protein, with translation MARVVRNLLFRSSAVPPPFKFHDLRLPGSFSFSTAASIRSKARKNKGKNLEKSSNISVINQSKLSQVKRRTRSEKELDEETFLKNYGNDTSAHVPVLLGEVLDVFTSVTLRSFLDCTLGAAGHSSAIIRAHPEMQVYVGLDVDPIAHQKAQSQLKSVIDRDSFDTASALKVYTFLKNFKDVKSVLGEVADDLLTGGVNGILMDLGMSSMQVNDAGRGFSMLKNGPLDMRMNPKATLKAEDILNSWPADEVGRVLREYGEENNWYSLQNRIVKARLHGGLHSTNELVDLIQNSTSRTKGRQGWIKTATRVFQALRIAVNDELITLEDSIRACFESLTSGGRLAIISFHSLEDRIVKQAFLNIMNCSEVDGGEVEDEEGKRLRELRKINLDTVKEEVWIKQVIQGQNGTILTKRPITPSEKEETLNPRSRSAKLRVIQKA, from the exons ATGGCGAGGGTTGTTCGGAATCTTCTCTTCCGCTCATCCGCCGTTCCGCCACCGTTCAAATTCCACGATCTCCGCCTCCCGGGCAGCTTTAGTTTCTCCACTGCTGCTTCAATTCGCAGTAAAGCTcgcaaaaacaaaggcaaaaaCTTGGAGAAGAGCAGCAATATTAGTGTAATTAACCAAAGCAAGCTTTCACAAGTGAAGCGACGGACTCGGTCGGAGAAAGAGCTGGATGAGGAGACGTTCCTGAAGAACTATGGAAATGATACATCTGCACATGTCCCTGTCTTGCTCGGTGAAGTTTTGGATGTTTTCACCTCCGTTACTCTTCGCTCCTTCCTTGATTGTACTCTCGGTGCCGCCGGCCATTCCTCTGCG ATAATTCGAGCTCATCCCGAAATGCAAGTATATGTTGGGCTTGATGTTGATCCCATCGCGCATCAGAAGGCTCAATCTCAGCTGAAGAGTGTTATAGATAGGGACTCTTTTGATACAGCGTCTGCCTTGAAAGTGTATacctttttgaaaaatttcaaggACGTCAAGTCTGTGCTTGGTGAAGTTGCAGATGACTTATTGACTGGTGGAGTTAATGGGATCTTGATGGACTTGGGTATGTCATCTATGCAG GTAAATGATGCTGGAAGAGGTTTTAGCATGCTGAAGAATGGACCTCTTGACATGAGAATGAATCCAAAG GCAACTCTAAAAGCTGAAGACATATTGAATTCTTGGCCAGCTGATGAAGTAGGGCGAGTTCTGCGAGAATATGGAGAAGAAAACAATTGGTACTCTCTTCAAAACAGAATTGTTAAGGCTCGTCTACATGGAGGGTTACATTCTACCAATGAGCTGGTAGACCTTATTCAGAATTCAACTTCTAGGACGAAAG GAAGGCAGGGTTGGATTAAGACGGCTACAAGAGTTTTTCAGGCATTGCGGATAGCTGTTAATGATGAACTCATAACTTTGGAGGATTCCATCCGTGCTTGCTTTGAGTCTCTCACTTCTGGTGGAAGGCTTGCCATAATTTCATTCCACAGTTTGGAGGACAGAATAGTAAAGCAGGCATTTCTCAATATTATGAACTGCAGTGAAGTTGATGGAGGTGaggttgaagatgaagaagggAAGCGCTTACGTGAGCTGAGGAAAATTAATCTGGATACTGTTAAAGAAGAAGTATGGATTAAACAGGTGATACAAGGGCAAAATGGAACTATCCTTACAAAAAGACCCATAACACCATCCGAAAAGGAGGAAACACTGAATCCTCGAAGTCGGAGTGCTAAACTTAGAGTGATTCAGAAAGCCTGA
- the LOC543829 gene encoding SKIP5-like protein, producing the protein MEVQKRKWRRISKISTDISLINSLDDGCLMHIFSFLSPIPDRYNTALVCHRWRFLACHPRLWLRVDRAVKDLSQPGVYPNIEMAVSAARPGDTILIAAGGSHHVSNIQIEKPLCLIGAGESPDDTTLICSRGSDSALEFMSTCKLANLTVRTELGCCLLHRSGKLTVDGCILQCESNPLDHLSYAIISTAGAAEVIPSALKTCSDAVSVLKTQIAGGAKAVLTSGTLSLQRVRVIYTRTSLFFWFEVEGSDKNTVQSAPVELPIS; encoded by the exons atGGAGGTACAGAAGCGGAAATGGAGGCGAATCTCTAAGATTTCCACTGATATTTCTCTTATCAACAGTCTTGATGATGGCTGCCTTATGCATATCTTCAGTTTTCTCTCCCCAATTCCAG ATCGGTATAACACCGCCCTCGTTTGCCACAGATGGCGATTCTTGGCATGCCATCCTCGGCTTTGGTTGCGAGTAGACCGTGCTGTGAAGGATTTATCTCAGCCTGGAGTTTATCCGAACATTGAGATGGCCGTCTCTGCTGCAAG GCCTGGCGACACTATACTGATTGCTGCAGGAGGCAGCCATCATGTGTCAAATATTCAGATTGAAAAGCCACTTTGCTTG ATTGGTGCAGGTGAGAGTCCTGATGATACAACCCTTATTTGCTCCCGCGGCTCAGACAG TGCATTGGAGTTCATGTCCACGTGTAAGCTGGCTAATTTGACTGTGAGGACAGAGCTTGGTTGCTGCTTGCTTCATAGAAGCGGGAAGCTCACAGTTGATGGGTGCATTCTTCAGTGCGAGTCGAACCCTCTTGACCATCTCTCCTATGCAATTATCAGTACTGCTGGTGCGGCTGAAGTCATCCCCTCAGCACTCAAAACTTGTAGTGATGCTGTTTCGGTTCTGAAAACTCAAATTGCAGGAGGTGCCAAAGCTGTCCTAACCAGTGGGACACTTTCATTGCAACGAGTACGAGTCATTTATACTCGCACATCACTCTTCTTCTGGTTTGAGGTAGAAGGCAGCGACAAAAATACAGTGCAATCTGCACCTGTTGAATTGCCAATTAGTTAG
- the LOC101266888 gene encoding uncharacterized protein has product MNALVNEFIIKLKKRKIEGSKTTAKLTAEVLRSCISQQRLPQTHQADALIDAIRGIGEKLIAANPVELAVGNIVRRVLNIIREEDVSLTAAAVGGWGISAGSDDEDDVKQDDHQGLSAAAVAAAARNTLRPPSLQTLLEDIPQSTAVPRTSSSGGDSEGKSKSADKNSTSKKLKHNVIEAVNELIQDIATCHDQIAEQAVEHIHHNEVILTLGNSRTVMEFLCAAKEKKRSFRVFVAEGAPRYQGHALAKELVARGLQTTVITDSAVFAIISRVNMVVVGAHTVMANGGVIAPVGMNMVALAAQRHAVPFVVLAGTHKLCPLYPHNPEVLLNELKSPAELLDFGEFSDCLDFESSSGSPLLDVVNPAFDYVPPNLVSLFITDTGGHNASFMYRLIADYYSADDIVVKQKSIS; this is encoded by the exons ATGAATGCCCTAGTGAATGAATTCATAATCAAGCTGAAGAAACG GAAAATTGAGGGGTCGAAGACAACAGCGAAATTGACAGCGGAAGTGTTACGCTCATGCATATCGCAGCAGAGGCTTCCTCAAACTCACCAGGCTGATGCTCTTATTGATGCAATCAGAGGTATTGGGGAAAAGTTGATTGCTGCTAATCCAGTAG AGCTTGCCGTCGGTAACATTGTTAGGCGAGTTCTTAATATTATAAGGGAGGAGGATGTATCTTTGACAGCTGCTGCTGTTGGTGGGTGGGGTATATCGGCTGGAagtgatgatgaagatgatgtcAAGCAAGACGATCATCAAGGTTTATCTGCCGCTGCTGTGGCTGCTGCTGCTAGAAACACCTTGAGACCACCTTCCTTGCAGACCCTCCTTGAAGACATCCCACAATCAACAGCTGTACCTCGAACATCTTCTTCTGGTGGTGATTCTGAAGGAAAAAGCAAAT CTGCTGATAAGAATTCAACGAGCAAGAAACTAAAACATAATGTCATTGAGGCTGTTAATGAACTTATTCAAGATATTGCTACCTGCCATGACCAGATTGCTGAACAAGCAGTTGAGCATATTCATCACAA TGAGGTAATCTTAACTTTAGGCAATTCAAGGACAGTGATGGAATTTCTATGTGCTGCAAAGGAAAAGAAGAGATCTTTCCGGGTTTTTGTGGCTGAGGGTGCCCCAAG GTACCAGGGGCATGCCCTTGCAAAAGAATTGGTTGCCAGGGGTCTGCAAACCACAGTGATCACTGATTCTGCTGTTTTTGCTATCATCTCAAGAGTCAACATG GTGGTTGTTGGAGCTCACACTGTCATGGCCAATGGTGGGGTTATTGCACCTGTTGGAATGAACATGGTGGCTCTAGCAGCTCAGAGGCATGCTGTTCCCTTTGTTGTTCTTGCAGGCACTCACAAG TTATGTCCTTTGTATCCACACAATCCAGAAGTCTTGCTAAATGAATTGAAATCACCAGCTGAGCTTCTGGACTTTGGAGAATTCTCAGATTGCCTGGATTTCGAGAGCAGCTCTGGTTCCCCCCTACTTGATGTTGTTAATCCCGCATTTGATTATGTGCCACCAAATCTTGTTAGTTTGTTTATAACAGACAC GGGTGGACATAATGCTTCATTCATGTACCGGCTCATAGCAGACTATTATTCTGCTGATGATATTGTGGTGAAACAGAAATCGATCTCTTGA
- the LOC138339556 gene encoding uncharacterized protein, with protein sequence MMNPLPSLAQAFALLVQEEKQREFKPNNQLFTESSSLAAVSSSSGGRSFQTNYSTSNTTPRGRPFCDYCRRPGHVRAKCYKLHGYPSNDTNGSARDQHNPRSTVQNTYPNPRHNNKGRGASANSVRLSCDGDTSGQTKESSSTSCNDPQGNENISITKEQYDQVSHLLNQFQNDGVCGSVNFAGPFTEEASGNW encoded by the exons ATGATGAATCCCTTGCCATCCTTGGCACAAGCTTTTGCCTTACTAGTGCAGGAAGAAAAACAACGAGAATTTAAACCAAATAATCAACTGTTTACTGAGAGTAGTTCTCTAGCTGCAGTTTCATCAAGTTCAGGAGGTAGAAGCTTTCAAACAAACTATTCTACCTCCAACACAACACCAAGAGGAAGACCTTTCTGTGACTATTGTAGAAGACCAGGACATGTTAGAGCAAAGTGTTACAAGTTGCATGGCTATCCATCTAATGACACAAATGGCTCTGCTCGTGATCAGCATAATCCAAGGAGCACAGTTCAAAACACATATCCAAATCCAAGGCATAACAATAAAGGAAGAGGTGCATCAGCAAACTCTGTAAGACTATCCTGTGATGGAGATACTAGTGGACAAACAAAGGAATCAAGTTCAACATCTTGTAATGACCCTCAAGGAAATGAGAACATCAGTATCACCAAGGAGCAATATGATCAAGTTTCTCACTTGCTAAATCAGTTTCAAAATGATGGAGTGTGTGGATCTGTGAACTTTGCAG GCCCCTTCACTGAAGAGGCCTCTGGAAATTGGTAA